The sequence below is a genomic window from Desulfobacterales bacterium.
TCCTTGGTTGACCTGAAAACCGGTGGAGTAGAGAAGGGCCGCCTCCTTGCCGGTCCAGTCGGCAAGTTCGGCTTCAAGTTTTTCGTGGATGTCAAAGGTGCCGTTCAAAAGACGTGAACCGGTACAGCCCACACCATATTTTTTGATGGCTTTCAGGGCTGCTTCCTTTACTACCGGGTGATTTGTCAGCCCCAAATAACTGTTGGAGCCGAGCATCAGGACCTTTCTGTTTCCCCGCAGGATTGATTCGGTTCCCTGCTCGGATATGCTTTGCCTGAAATAGGGATATAGGCCAGACCTTTTTGCAGTAATCGAGCCGGTAAATCTATCTATCTTGTTGAAGATGTTTTTGTTTCTCATCTTATGAATATATCAGGGTTTTGCCCCGCCTCGTCGGGACAGGAGCGGAGAGTTGCTCTTGCTTGCGGTCGCCTTCCGTTGCAAGGGGCAACCTTATATGTCAGGGGCTGTCCAGGACAACCAGGACAGCCATTTATGTTGTGTGACGGTATTGGCTATTCTTTGAATCTGGTTGATATACACTTCCCATGATTATTTGGCAATTACTAAAACCGGAAAATCGGTGACGTCCGGCTTATTGACGATGCTGATGAGGGCATGGTAACAATGGGGGCTGATCCGCGATTTCTGGACAGACACTATTTGACAGCCGGCCAAGTCCTTTTCTTAAGGTGAAAAATGAAGGTATTACTTATCAGTCCCAAAACTCCTCGCTCTTTCTGGACCTTTGAACAGTCCATGGAGATGGTTGACAGGAAGGTGCTTCTGCCCCCCCTGGGATTGATCACCGTGGCCGCCCTCCTGCCAGCGGACTGGGAACTGCGGTTTGTGGACCGGAACTTCCAGTTGCTCGGGGACGACCAGTGGAACTGGGCGGAAATGGTGATGGTGTCCGGCATGTTTGCCCAGAAGGAGGATATGTTAGGCCTTATCCGGGAGTCAAAAAACAGGGGATTGCCGGTTGTGGCCGGCGGGCCCTATGTTACCTCCGTGCCGGATGAGGCTGTCCAGGCCGGGGCTGACTTTGTTTTACGGGGCGAAGCTGAAACCATGCTTGCGGGATGGCTCGAAGCCCTGGCCGCGGGTGCGACAGAGGGGGTCTTTGCGGAATCGGAAAAGCCGGACATGGCCACGGTGCCCATACCGCGGTACGATCTTCTTGATCTGAGAGCATATAGCTGCATGCCGGTGCAGACCTCCCGCGGCTGTCCCTTTAACTGTGAGTTCTGCGACATCATCAATCTCTATGGCCGGGTGCCGCGTTACAAGAAACCTGAGCAAGTGATCGCGGAGCTGGAAACCCTCTACCAGCTTGGTTGGAACGGAGGGGTTTTTATTTGCGACGACAATTTTATCGGTAACAAGAAGCATGCCAGGGCAATCCTCGCCCAATTGACGCCGTGGATGGAAAGCCATGGCAAGCCGTTCGGCTTCTGGACCCAGGCATCCGTGAACCTGGGCCAGGACCTGGAGATGATCGACCTGATGACCGAGGCCAATTTCGGTTATATTTTCATAGGGATCGAATCTCCTGACGAATCTGTTCTTACCGCCACCCGCAAGCATCAGAATGTCAATAATCCCCTGGTTGAATCATTGCACGCAATCAATGCGAACGGTCTCTCGGTGATGGGAAGCTTTATCCTGGGGTTTGACGAAGAAACAAAGGGGGCCGGGGAACGGATATGTGCGTTTGTTGAAAAGACTCGTCTCCCCCTTATTATGTTGAACTGTCTGGAGGCCGCGCCGAATACCGCTCTCTGGGACCGGCTGCAACAAGAAAACCGTCTGCTCAAGGACAGAACCGAGGGCACCGGAGGGAGCGGAACGTTGAATTTCATTCCTTCCCGCCCGGAAGCGGAGATCATCGCCGAATATCTGGAGGGTTTAGATGTCCTTTACGAGCCTTCGAAGTTCATGAAGCGCGCCTACAATTATTATCTGGCCATGAGACCGACGCGCAGGGCCCTGGCCCGCAGCCGGGGCGAGAAAGTACAACCTCCCATGGTTCTGAAAGATAAACGGCCGGCCAACAGAGTAATCAGGGATCGCCGGATCCGCCCGGCCCTCCGTCTGATATGGAGACAAGGGATGGTGTCGCCGCACCGGGTGCAGTTCTGGAAACAGCTGGCCGGAATCTATTTGAAAAACCCGAGTCGTATTACAACCTATTTAATAACCCTTGCCCTGGGTGAGAATATGTTCCAGCACAGAGAGATTGTAAAAAAGAGGGTTACGGCCCGCCTGGCAGTGGAATCGGACCAACGCTCCATTGCTTTCCCCGGCCGGGGTGATTGATGGTAAGTGATCACAGGCACCCCATCTTCGCACGATCGCTCCTGCCCGCATAGGCGGGCTATAGCGGCCGGTCGCGCTTGCGCAAATCTGCGGCACCTGTGGTCACTTACAGGTTTGGGGGGTAGTAATATCACAGAGTTACACGCCCCGTGATCAGTTACGATTGAGGAATATCTTCGCTCCGGTAGCCGGGTTCCGGTTCAGCCGGTTCATGGCCGGATCTGCCGGATATCAAGCGGTTCGGCCAGACCCAGGACCCGGTGCGCCATCCGGATATGGCCGATATCCCGCCAATTGCGCTTGAGTAACCTGGCGCCGTAGGCATCGATTGCCACCGGGTCGAAACCAGCAACCAGCCGGTTGACCGGCGGGTTGCAGGTCGGGCCCCGGAGATGGGCCCGGGCCATGCCCACCGAGGCGTCGAGCAGGGTGAAGTCCGGGGTCCGGTAGCGGTTGAGATCAAAGAGCGCCTCCTGGATGGACTGGTGAAACGCGGCCTTTTTCCAGTGGCCGCCCTGCTGGTAATAGGCCGGCGGCGCCAGTCCCATCATGTTTTTCATGGTCAGGGTCACCCCGGCCAGGGTGTGGGCCTTCAGCACCGGCACTGATATCAGAAAACTCTCATACACCATTCCGGGCAGGTGCATCTCCGGCCAGCGGCGGCATTCTCTGCGGGAGCGGCGGACCAGCGGCGCCTGGTTGAGATCTACCAGTCTGATTTTTTTTGCATCGGCCAGGGCCTTGTAACCCAGGGCCTGAAAACAGTGCCCGGTGTCGTACTCCAGGGAGCCGCAGCCCTCGCCGATTATGATCTCGGTGTCCGGGGCCTGGTCCCGGATATAATCCACCAGGGCCTCGACCAGTTCCACCGGGGTGGTGATCGGCGGGTGGAGATTTTCGACCAGGTTGGGCTTGATCAGCACCCTGGGCCGGTTGCGCAGGGCAGCCGCCAGGCCGGCGGCCGCCAGCAGGGGAGGGACGCTCGCGGTCCAGGACCTGAAGCTGATGCTATATACTGTGGCTTGTTGCTGCGGACCGCTCATCATCCCTTGATCAGGCCCCGGCCGGCCAACTGCTGGGCCGCCTTTTTCAACCCCTCAAGGAGTACGAACCGGCCCAGGGGCACCACCCGGCAGGGGAAGCTGTCAACAAAGAGCGGGTTGTCACCGAGTCCGCCGGACAGGTATATCTTGTCCGGCGAGCCGGCAAAGCGATGTGCATTAACGGCAATCCCCTTGACGAACCGGGCCACGGCCACCTCCTCGGAATCGCCCGAGACCACTGCGTCGAATATCCGGCTCATGCCCAGCACCCCGCAGGTCACTGAAAATGGGTGCTCCGGCACTGCCAGTTCCTGGTAATCGATATCATAGTACTGGCCGAGCAGCTCGATGGTAAAGCCCATCGAGGCCCCGCATTCGCTGTTCCAGCCCATGTCCGCCAGTTTTCCGTTTTTGTACCGGATGAATTTGATGTCCCGGCTGCCGCAGTCGAGCAGCACATAGTCCGGCTCGTTGATCAGGGCCTCGCCGCCCCGGGCCAGGGCGATCAATTCGTTGATATAGCAGCCGGTGAACCGTTTACCGTTATGGCCGGTGGCCACGGTCACCCGGGTGTTGCGGCTGATCGACTTGCTCGGCCGGACCTCGGGCCCGGGGTCGGCAAGGCCCAGGTCGAGCAGTTTGCTGTAGGAAGTACCAAAGTCGGCCAGGATCATTGGAATACCCCGGATAGTTCGAGAAAGGCCTGGATCTTGGCCTTGGCGCTGGAACCGGCCCGGACGTCGCAGTCAAGGTAGAGACCGTGCGGATGTTTTTTGGCCAGGTGCCGGGCCAGGGCGGTCTTGGCGCAGAAGGACTGGGCAAAGAAGACCGTGGGCACCCCGGGGTTGTATCGGGCCTCCAGCTCGACATCGGCCGGGGTCTTGTTCTCCATGCAGCGGGTCCAGCCGTATACATGGGTGGAGTCGGGAAAGAGCGACAGGATGGAAAAATCCCGGGGCGGCACCCCCCAGAAGCCGGCCGTGGGCGGGCAGGGCGGCGGCGGGTCAGCAGGTGCGGCGGCGGACTGCACCCCACCGGTGATGGCCAGCAGTTTTTCTTCCAAAGGCAACCCGCTTTCACTGACCGGGGTGCCGAAGCCGATGCTGTCCCGGTTGCTGGTGGTGATCACCGGAGTTTTAACCGCATCGGCCAGGATCGTGGCCACATGCATGGCGCAGTCACATTTGCCCGGGCCGATGTCGATGTAGATCGCGTCCAGGTCGAGGTGGATGGCGTTTAAGACCACGGTGCGGAGAATGGCGCAGTAGACCTCGGGCAGAAAGGGCGAGATCGTGGCCAGGTCGGCCCGGACCAGCACGGTGTCAAGGTCAAGGATCGCGACCCCGCGCTGGTTCAACTCCTTGATCACCGGCCGGGGCGGGATGCCGACAATGCCTACTTTTTTATACGCGTCTGAGATCACTGTTTCCGGGTTGCTTGCGCATCTTGGTATCTGGATTGAAAACAATGGGCCGGAACATTCCCGCCCCGCAAAAGGGGATGGAAATCCTACCATACATAACCGGCAATCGCCATCAGCGAATTGGGGCGTTGTTTGCGCTGTTTTTTTGTCTGGGAAAAGGGCTTGACAAAATTCAAACGTCCGTTTTAATTATTCGTATAAAACGACCGTTTGGTCAGGTCCCGGTCGCGGTATACGCGGTACACAAGGAGAAGACATGGATCAAAAGAACACCAAGGAGCGGATACTCGATGCGGCGGAGGAGCTTTTCGCCCAACAGGGCTATGCCGCGACTTCGCTTCGGGCGATCACCGGCCTGGCCAAGGTCAACCTGGCCGCGGTCAACTACCATTTCGGTTCCAAGGAGGCCCTGCTGGCCGCGGTGATCGAACGGCGGTTGCTGCCTTTGAACCGGGAACGGAGCGCACGCCTGGACGCGGTTTCAGACGCTGCGGCCCGCCGGGGCCGCCGGCCGGAGGTGGATGCCGTCCTGCGGGCCTTTATCGAGCCGACCCTGGCCTATGGCAGGTCCGGGCCGGGTGCGAAGAATTTTATTGTCCTGGTCGGCCGGGCCCTGGCCGATCCGGACGAAACGGCGCGCTCCGTCTTTATCCACCACATCCGGCCCCTGGTTATGCAGCTGCGCGACACGCTCTGCGCCGCCCTGCCCGGGTTGCCGGCGGAAGTGGTTTTTTTGCGGCTCCATTTTGTCCTTGGCGCCATGGGGCATGCCCTTTTCATGGTATCTATTTGTCAGGAACACGAGACTGGGGAGGTGAATGGCAGATGTCCCATGTTCCCCCGGGAGCATGTCCGGGAGATGAGCCCGGATATGCTCGGCGAAATGTTTATCACCTTTGCGATCAACGGCATGAAGGGGTCGTGATGAAGATCTATCGCACATTGTTGTTGCTGACGGCAGCCGGATGGCTGTTGATTCTGACCGGCTGCAGCGTACACCAACCCGGGGAGTACGGCTTCGGCCCCCTGCCGGAAGCCTATAGCGAAAAGGCGTCTGGCGGAGAGAACCCGGCCGCCTCGGTCGGACGCTGGTGGGAGCGGTTCAAGGACCGGAAATTGAACATGCTGGTGGAGGAGGCCCTGGCCGGCAACCTCGATGTGGCCCAGGCCTATGCCCGGCTGGACCAGGTGGCCGCGATCCAGGCCGCGACCCAAGGGGCGCGGCAGCCCACGCTTATCCTTGACGGCCGGGCGGCCCGGTCCCGGCAGTACAGTGCTGTTGGAGAGGGCATCTCCAGTATTGGCAGTCTCTCAATGGCCGCAAGCTACGAAATTGATCTCTGGCAAAAACTCAGATCCCAGCGCGAAGCCGCCCGTCTCAAGACCCTGGCCTCCCAGGAGGCGGTCTTTTCCATCTACCTGGGTCTGACCACCCGGCTGGTTGATCTCTACTATCAGGCAGTGGAGCAGCGGGCCCAATTGCAGCTTATGGATGCCAGCGTGGCCTCACATGAAGAGACCGTGGCCCGGGTCGAGGCCCGGTATCGGGCCGGGATCGCCACTGCCCTTGATCTGTACCAGGCCCGCCGGAATCTGGCCGCGGCCAAGGCCCGGCAGCCCCTGGCCGTTGCCGGGCTGGCCAGGATCGAGCATAGCCTGGCTGTACTCATGGGCAAACCTCCGGCCAGGGAGATTGCCGGCGATCTTGCAATTCTGCCCCCGGCCCCGGTGGCCTTTGCAGCCGGGTTGCCGGCTGATCTTCTCAGCCGCCGGCCCGACATCCGGGCCGCGGCCCTGAAGATCAAGGCCCAGGACGCCGAGGTAGCTGCAACGATCGCCGACCGTTTTCCTTCTTTTAATCTGATCGCGGATTATGGCCGCACCAACCTGGCATTGGGTTCCACCGGGGTGACCGGCGCTTTCTGGAGCCTGCTGATGAGTTTCAGCCAGCCGATCTTTGACGGCGGCCGGCGCCGGGCCGAGGTGGAACGGAACCAGGCCCTGTTGCGCGAGAGGGTGGCTGCCTATCAACAGACCGTGCTCAACGCTTTTCAGGAGGTGGAGGATTCGCTCATTGCCAACCGCACCACCGAGGAGCGACTGGAGCTGCTTGGCGAGCTTGAGACCGTGGCCGGGGCGAATCTGAGAAACAGCGAGCAGAGCTATTTCCAGGGAGTCGGCGATTACCTGCCGATACTGGTCGCCCAACGGGGCGTGAATGATGTGAAAAGCCGGCTTCTTGCGGCGCAACGGCAGTTGATCTCCGATCGGATCAGCCTGGTCCGGGCCCTGGCCGGCGACTGGCTGAGGGAACTGCCACCATCGAGCCCGGAGACCGGGGTTAATACGGAACCGCAGAATATTCAATGTCGAAGGAAGAAGTGAAAAAAACCTTGAACCCTGAACCTTGAACCCGGAATTTTCGCCATGAGTAAGAAAAAAACAGCCCTGAAGATCATCCTGCCGGTCCTTATCCTCATTCTGGGCCTTGTTGGGATGCGTTTCCTGCTGTTGCAGAAGAGCCTGCCCCAGCGTCATGCCCGGTCCCGGCCCGGGGCCTTGGTTGAGGTGCTGGTTGCGAAACAGGTCGACCGGCCGGTGCGGGTTTTTGCCACCGGCACCGTGCAGGTGGACCAGGAGGTGACCATTGTCCCCCAGGTCAGCGGCCGGGTGGTGACGGTTGCCCCGAACATGGTTGCCGGCGGTTTCTTTAACAAGGGCGAGTTGCTCTTCGGGCTGGAGTCCACGGATTATGAACTGGCCGTGCAACAGGCCCGGGCCGTGCTGGCCAGGGCGGAGAGCGATCTGCTCCTCACCAAGGGGCGGGCCGCGGTGGCCCGGCAGGAGTGGACCCGGTTGAACCAGGGCCGGGATATTCATCCCAACCCCCTGGTGGTCATGGAACCGCAGCTGAACGAGAAACAGGCCGGCCTTGAATCGGCCCGGGCCGGCCTGCGCCAGGCCGAGCTGAACCTGGCCCGTACCCGGATTACCGCCCCTTTCAACTGCCGGGTCCGTTCCGAACAGGTGGGAATCGGCCAGTACATCAGGAGCGGCAGCAGCGTGGCCACGGTGGCGGGTATTGATACCGCTGAGATTGTTGTCCCCCTGGAACCGGATGATCTTGCCTGGCTCACCGTGCCGCGGCCGGGCGATGGCAGACAGGGTCCCGCGGCCACGGTCCGGCTCACTGTCAACACCAGGAAATACGAGTGGCCGGGCCGGGTGGTCCGGTCCCTGGGCGAGTTGGATGAATTCACCCGGATGGCCCGGGTGGTGATCCGGGTGGAGCATCCCTACCGGGCCGCGGCTGATACGCTGGCCACCGGGCCGGATCTGGTCCAGGGTTCCTTTGTCGAGGTGGAGATTATCGGCCGGACCATCAACGGGGTGACAATACTGCCCCGCAAGGTGATCCGGGACAATGATTCGGTCTGGGTCCTGGATGATGCAGATACCCTCCGGGTGCGGCCGGTTACTGTTGTGCGACGCGAAAAGGACGCGGTCTGGATCAGCTCCGGACTCGATAACGGCGAGCGGGTCATCCTCACCAATCTTGCCGGCGGTGCCCAGGGAATGGCGTTGCGGGTGGTCGGCCGGGAGGCGGACAAGTGAAAGGACCGATCAAGTGGATGGCCGGCAACCATGTGGCCGCCAACCTGCTGATGTTTCTTTTCATCGTCGGCGGGCTGGTCTTCGGCTTTTCCATTAAACAGGAGGTCTTTCCGGAAGTGACCCTGGACCAGGTTCGGATCTCGGTGGCCTATCCCGGGGCCGGACCCGACGAGGTGGAAGAGGGGATCCTGCTCAAGATCGAGGAGAATATCAGCGGTATTGACGGGTTGAAAGAGGTGCGTTCCCAGGCCGGTGAGGGGATCGGTATCGTGACCGCGGTGATCCGCGAAGGCGAGGACCCGGATCGGTTCCTCCAGGATGTCAAGGCCGAGGTGGACCGGATCACCACCTTTCCCGGGGATGCGGAACGTCCGGTGATCACCAAGATGATGAACCGGCGGGAGGTGGCCTCGCTGGTGATTTACGGCGAGGTGCCGGAACGGACCCTGCGCCAGCAGGCCGAGGCCATGCGGGACGAGCTGCTGGCCATGGACGGGATCACCCAGATCGACCTCAAGGGGGTGCGTCCCTATGAGATCTCCATTGAGATCAGCGAGGAAAATCTGCGCCGCTACGGGCTGACCCTGGCCCAGGTTGCCCAACGGGTGCGCCAGGCCTCCCTGGATCTGCCCGGCGGGTCGATTCGGACCAAGGGCGGCGAGATCCTGATCCGCACCAAGGAGCGGCGTTATCTGGGAGATGAGTACGGCGATATCGTGATCCGGGCCCGGGCCGACGGCGCTGAGCTGCGGCTGCGCGATATTGGCGTGGTGCGGGACGATTTTGCCGAGATTGACCAGTATGCCCGGTTCAACGGGCTGCCGGCCGCCATGGTGGCGGTCTATCGGGTCGGCGACCAGAAACCCACCAAGATCTCTGATATTGTCCATGATTTTGCCGAGGCCAAACAGCTGGAGCTGCCCGGGACGCTTAAGGTGGAGGTGTGGAACGACACCTCGGAACTGTTTGCCAGCCGGATGAACCTCCTGCTTCGCAACGCGGCCATCGGCCTGGTCCTGGTCTTTCTGTCGCTCAGCATGTTTCTGCAGGTCAGGCTCGCCCTGTGGGTAATGCTCGGCATTCCGATCTCCTTTCTCGGCGCCCTCTTATTCATGCCGGCCCTGGGGGTGTCCATCAACATGATCTCCCTGTTCGCCTTTATCATGGCCCTGGGTATCGTGGTGGACGATGCCATTGTGGTGGGGGAGAACGTATTTGAGCACCGCCGGCGCGGCAAGAACTATCTCCAGGCGGCAGTGGACGGCACCCGCGAGGTGGGGATCCCGGTGATCTTTTCGGTGATGACCACGGTGGCCGCCTTCCTGCCCCTGGTGTTTGTCAGCGGAATCATGGGCAAGTTCATCCGGGTGATTCCATTGGTGGTGATCTCCATCCTCCTGGTATCGTTGCTGGAGTCGCTTTTCGTGCTGCCGGCCCACCTCTCCCTCGGCAGGGGGGGCGCCAACGGCCGGACTCCTTCGTTCATCGAGCAATATCGCCGTCATTTTGTCGCGGCCCTGAACCGCTTTGTCCAGGGGCCCTATCAACGGGTGCTGGATACCTGCCTTGAATTTCGCTACGTGACCCTGGCCGCGGCCCTGAGCATCCTTCTGCTTTCAGTCGGATTGGTGGCCGGCGGGCTGATTAAATTTACCTTTATGCCCGAGGTGGACGGCGACCGGGTCATTGCCGACCTGACCATGCCCCGCGGCACCCCGGTGGAGGAGACCGGCCGTTATCACGACCGGATGGTGGCCAAGGCCCGGGAGGTGGTGGCTGCCTATGAC
It includes:
- a CDS encoding ATPase, which produces MILADFGTSYSKLLDLGLADPGPEVRPSKSISRNTRVTVATGHNGKRFTGCYINELIALARGGEALINEPDYVLLDCGSRDIKFIRYKNGKLADMGWNSECGASMGFTIELLGQYYDIDYQELAVPEHPFSVTCGVLGMSRIFDAVVSGDSEEVAVARFVKGIAVNAHRFAGSPDKIYLSGGLGDNPLFVDSFPCRVVPLGRFVLLEGLKKAAQQLAGRGLIKG
- a CDS encoding CerR family C-terminal domain-containing protein — its product is MDAVLRAFIEPTLAYGRSGPGAKNFIVLVGRALADPDETARSVFIHHIRPLVMQLRDTLCAALPGLPAEVVFLRLHFVLGAMGHALFMVSICQEHETGEVNGRCPMFPREHVREMSPDMLGEMFITFAINGMKGS
- a CDS encoding B12-binding domain-containing radical SAM protein, which produces MKVLLISPKTPRSFWTFEQSMEMVDRKVLLPPLGLITVAALLPADWELRFVDRNFQLLGDDQWNWAEMVMVSGMFAQKEDMLGLIRESKNRGLPVVAGGPYVTSVPDEAVQAGADFVLRGEAETMLAGWLEALAAGATEGVFAESEKPDMATVPIPRYDLLDLRAYSCMPVQTSRGCPFNCEFCDIINLYGRVPRYKKPEQVIAELETLYQLGWNGGVFICDDNFIGNKKHARAILAQLTPWMESHGKPFGFWTQASVNLGQDLEMIDLMTEANFGYIFIGIESPDESVLTATRKHQNVNNPLVESLHAINANGLSVMGSFILGFDEETKGAGERICAFVEKTRLPLIMLNCLEAAPNTALWDRLQQENRLLKDRTEGTGGSGTLNFIPSRPEAEIIAEYLEGLDVLYEPSKFMKRAYNYYLAMRPTRRALARSRGEKVQPPMVLKDKRPANRVIRDRRIRPALRLIWRQGMVSPHRVQFWKQLAGIYLKNPSRITTYLITLALGENMFQHREIVKKRVTARLAVESDQRSIAFPGRGD
- a CDS encoding DUF362 domain-containing protein; its protein translation is MMSGPQQQATVYSISFRSWTASVPPLLAAAGLAAALRNRPRVLIKPNLVENLHPPITTPVELVEALVDYIRDQAPDTEIIIGEGCGSLEYDTGHCFQALGYKALADAKKIRLVDLNQAPLVRRSRRECRRWPEMHLPGMVYESFLISVPVLKAHTLAGVTLTMKNMMGLAPPAYYQQGGHWKKAAFHQSIQEALFDLNRYRTPDFTLLDASVGMARAHLRGPTCNPPVNRLVAGFDPVAIDAYGARLLKRNWRDIGHIRMAHRVLGLAEPLDIRQIRP
- a CDS encoding efflux RND transporter permease subunit; the encoded protein is MKGPIKWMAGNHVAANLLMFLFIVGGLVFGFSIKQEVFPEVTLDQVRISVAYPGAGPDEVEEGILLKIEENISGIDGLKEVRSQAGEGIGIVTAVIREGEDPDRFLQDVKAEVDRITTFPGDAERPVITKMMNRREVASLVIYGEVPERTLRQQAEAMRDELLAMDGITQIDLKGVRPYEISIEISEENLRRYGLTLAQVAQRVRQASLDLPGGSIRTKGGEILIRTKERRYLGDEYGDIVIRARADGAELRLRDIGVVRDDFAEIDQYARFNGLPAAMVAVYRVGDQKPTKISDIVHDFAEAKQLELPGTLKVEVWNDTSELFASRMNLLLRNAAIGLVLVFLSLSMFLQVRLALWVMLGIPISFLGALLFMPALGVSINMISLFAFIMALGIVVDDAIVVGENVFEHRRRGKNYLQAAVDGTREVGIPVIFSVMTTVAAFLPLVFVSGIMGKFIRVIPLVVISILLVSLLESLFVLPAHLSLGRGGANGRTPSFIEQYRRHFVAALNRFVQGPYQRVLDTCLEFRYVTLAAALSILLLSVGLVAGGLIKFTFMPEVDGDRVIADLTMPRGTPVEETGRYHDRMVAKAREVVAAYDRERGAAHSSLRQIFSVVGGTIRGNGPGAADTSSGAHLASVALLLQPSEIRGYPAVEITRRWRQAVGELAGADSLTFSSTLMHMGANIDVSLAHDDFPVLVESSRRLKEALAQYPGVMDIEDTCPQGKQELKLTLKPAGRTLGLTEEDLGRQVRSAFYGAEALRLQRGRNEVKVMVRYPEAERRSIKDLESMRLRTPAGGEVPLTLAASVEKGRGYSVINRTNHKRVINVRASVDSSQANAGQIIDDLTDTVLTGLSRDYPGLTYDLEGENQEQRESIASMGDGLILALFAIYALLAIPFRSYVQPFLIMTAIPFGVVGAIAGHLIMGYNLSMLSLFGIVALSGVVVNDSLLLIDQINRNRRQGMARVQAVVEGGLRRFRPILLTSLTTFFGLSPMILEKSVQAKFLIPMAISLGFGVLFATGITLLLIPVLYLILEDFRSLVGLRNGPGQGPA
- a CDS encoding efflux transporter outer membrane subunit; amino-acid sequence: MKIYRTLLLLTAAGWLLILTGCSVHQPGEYGFGPLPEAYSEKASGGENPAASVGRWWERFKDRKLNMLVEEALAGNLDVAQAYARLDQVAAIQAATQGARQPTLILDGRAARSRQYSAVGEGISSIGSLSMAASYEIDLWQKLRSQREAARLKTLASQEAVFSIYLGLTTRLVDLYYQAVEQRAQLQLMDASVASHEETVARVEARYRAGIATALDLYQARRNLAAAKARQPLAVAGLARIEHSLAVLMGKPPAREIAGDLAILPPAPVAFAAGLPADLLSRRPDIRAAALKIKAQDAEVAATIADRFPSFNLIADYGRTNLALGSTGVTGAFWSLLMSFSQPIFDGGRRRAEVERNQALLRERVAAYQQTVLNAFQEVEDSLIANRTTEERLELLGELETVAGANLRNSEQSYFQGVGDYLPILVAQRGVNDVKSRLLAAQRQLISDRISLVRALAGDWLRELPPSSPETGVNTEPQNIQCRRKK
- a CDS encoding efflux RND transporter periplasmic adaptor subunit produces the protein MSKKKTALKIILPVLILILGLVGMRFLLLQKSLPQRHARSRPGALVEVLVAKQVDRPVRVFATGTVQVDQEVTIVPQVSGRVVTVAPNMVAGGFFNKGELLFGLESTDYELAVQQARAVLARAESDLLLTKGRAAVARQEWTRLNQGRDIHPNPLVVMEPQLNEKQAGLESARAGLRQAELNLARTRITAPFNCRVRSEQVGIGQYIRSGSSVATVAGIDTAEIVVPLEPDDLAWLTVPRPGDGRQGPAATVRLTVNTRKYEWPGRVVRSLGELDEFTRMARVVIRVEHPYRAAADTLATGPDLVQGSFVEVEIIGRTINGVTILPRKVIRDNDSVWVLDDADTLRVRPVTVVRREKDAVWISSGLDNGERVILTNLAGGAQGMALRVVGREADK